The following nucleotide sequence is from Macaca fascicularis isolate 582-1 chromosome 15, T2T-MFA8v1.1.
agactgatgggtcttgactctttatccagttgccagtctgtgtcttttaattggagcatttagtccatttacatttaaggttaagattgttatgtgtgaacttgatcctgccaatatgatattaactggttattttgctcgttagttgatgcagtttcttcctagcctaaatggtctttacattttggcatgtttttgcaatggctggtaccggttgttcctttccatgttgagtgcttccttcagggtctcttgtaaggcaggcctagtggtgacaaaatctctaagcatttgcttatctgtaaaggattttatttctccttcacttatgaaacttagtttggctggatatgaaattctgggttgaaaattcttttctttaagaatgttgaatattggcccccactctcttctggcttgtagagtgtctgccgagagatctgctgttagtctgatgggcttccctttgtgggtaacccgacctttctctctggctgcccttaagattttttccttcatttcaacttttgtgaatctggcaattatgtgtcttggagttgctcttctcgaggggtatctttgtggcgttctctgtatttcctggatttgaatgttggcctgccctactaggttggggaagttctcctggatgatatcctgaagagtgttttccaacttggttccattttccccctcactttcaggcaccccaatcagacgtagatttggtctttttacataatcccatacttcttgcaggctttgttcatttctttttcttcttttttcttttggtttctcttctcgcttcatttcgttcatttgatcctcaatcgctgatactctttcttccagttgatcgagtcggttactgaagcttgtgcatttgtcacgtatttctcgtatcatggttttcatctctttcatttcgtttatgaccttctctgcattaattactctagccatcaattcttccacttttttttcaagatttttagtttctttgtgctgggtatgtaattcctcctttagctctgagaagtttgatggactgaagccttcttctctcatctcgtcaaagtcattctccatcaagctttgatccgttgctggctaTGAGCtgtgcgctcctttgccaggggagatgcgctcttattttttgaatttccatcttttctgccctgctttttccccatcttagtggttttatctgccgctggtctttgatgatgatggtgacatactgatggggttttggtgtaggtgtccttcctgtttgatagttttccttctaacagtcaggaccctcagctgtaggtctgttggagattgcttgaggtccactccagaccctgtttgcctgggtgtcagcagcagaggctgcagaagatagaatattgctgaacagcgagtgtccctgtctgattcttgctttggaggcttcctctcaggggtgtactccaccctgtgaggtgtggggtgtcagactgcccctagtgggggatgtctcccagttaggctactcaggggtcaggacccacttgagcaggcagtctgtcccttctcagatttcaacctccgtgttgggagatccactgcactcttcaaagctgtcagacagagtcgtttgcgtctgcagaggtttctgctgcttttgttattgtttactgtgccctgtccccagaggtggagtctacagagacaggcaggtttccttgagctgctgtgagctccacccagttggagcttcccagcggctttgtttacctgcttaagcctcagcaatggcaggcgcccctcccccagcctcgctgctacCTTGCTGcgatatcgcagactgctgtgctagcaatgagggaggctccgtgggcgtgggaccctcccggccaggtgtgggatataatctcctggtgtgcctgtttgcttaaagcgcagtattggggtgggagttacccgattttccaggtgttgtgtgtctcagttcccctggctaggaaaagggattcccttcccccttgcacttcccaggtgaggcgatgcctcgccctgcttcagctctcgctgattgggctgcagcagctgaccagcaccgattgtctggcactccctagtgagatgaacccagtacctcagttgaaaatgcagaaatcaccggtcttctgtgtcgctcgcgctgggagttggagactggagctgttcctattcggccatcttgctccaccccacCTGATCATTTCTTAATTCTCCCTAACCCTAATCCTGACCTACCCTAACTGAACCCCGTCCTTAGCAATAGCCTGAGACCTTATCTTAACCTTATTCTAACCATTCAATCCTGATCCTTTCATAACTTCTATCATAAGCCTGAACTAGTCTAACCTTGGccaaattcaaacccaggtgtTGGGAGTTTAAAAGTGACTTGTGCATGTTCTGGCTATTAAGCCATTTTCCTGAGACGTGGATTACATGGACCACAGGGGACAGATGTTTCCCTCTTCCGATTTAGTCCCATTCTTTGGTCTAAGTGGATCCTGAAGATGTTCTCCTGGGGTCGAGGAGGGCAGGTGCAGACACACTGGCCATGAAGAAGCTTAAAACGTCAAGAATCTAGGAACACTTGGAGCACTTGGAGCTAACATAGCTTTCACTTGGTGCTTCTGGGGATTAGCCTCTTATAAGTACAGGTAGAAAATAAGCCTGTATTCCTTTACCTGGTAACATCTAGGAACTTtcatattattactattttgagatagggacttttatattattactattttgagatagggtcttgctctgttacccaggctggagtgcagtggcacaatcacagctcaaagtcagcctcgacctcctgggctcaagtgattctcctgccgcagcctcccgagtagctgggactacaggcgtgcaccatcacgcctggctaacttattattttattattgttattattattatttttttgagacggagtcttgctctgtagcccaggctggagtgctgtggttcgatcttggctcactgcaagctccccctcacgggttcacgccattctcctgcctcaacctgccaagtagctgagactacaggcgcctgccaccacgcccggctaattttttttttttttttgtatttttagtagagacggggtttcaccatgttagacaggattgtcttggtctcctgaccttgtgatctgcccgcctcggcctcccaaagtgctgggattacaggtattattatttttaactcttaAGTTCAGGGgtagtacatgtgcaggatgtgcaggtttgtcacacgggtaaatgtgtgtcatgggggttggttgcacagattattttacTACCccgatattaagcctagtatccactatttattttttgttttttgcttctctctgtcctcctaccctccaccctccgataagccccagtgtgtgttgttccctctaTATGTCcgcgtgttctcatcatttagctcccacctataagtgagaacatgtggtgtttggttttctgatcctgcattagtttgctgaggataatggtctccagctccatccatgtccctgcaaaggatatcgtctccttcttttttatggctgcatagtatgccatcatgcccagcttatttttaacatttttttcttttttttgttttgtagagatggggtctccctgtgttgtccagactggtcttgaattcctgcttcggcctcccaaagtgctgggattacaggcgtgaggcactgtacCTGGCTGAACGTTTATGTTTTGAATGTTGAAGAACCTGAGGCACTGCAACAGCAACATTAACCTGGTCTAGAGTCTGGCTCTAGGTCTAGCCCCAGATGAACCCCAAGTCTTTTTCTCCCTGCTATAAGCTTTCATTTCCCCCTTTACTGTCCCTTAAACAATGACATGAGACATCCAAGCCAGAGGAGCATCCCATCTTTACCGACAGTGACAGGGGCCAGAAAGAGGCCCCGACCTCCTCATCCCCTCATAGTCAGACCTACCCAGCCTCCCTGGACCAATCACTGGGGCCCCTGCCCTGGACGGCGGAATCGGCTCCAGGTCCGCCTGAGGGCCTCCTTGACCTCCTTGTTGCGGAGGCTGTAGATGAGCGGGTTGAGAGCCGGGATGACCAGGGTATAGAACACAGAGGCCATCTTGTCAGTGTCCAGGGCATAGCTGGAGCTGGGACGCAGGTACATGAAAATGAGTGTCCCGTACATCATGGCCACGGCTGTGAGGTGCGAGCAGCAAGTGGAGGCTGCTCGCCGACGGCCCTCGACCGAGCGCATGCGGATCACAGCCCCAGCAATGAAGCCATAAGACACGGTGATAGCTAACACCGTGGCTGTCTGGATGAAGCCACAGATGGCGAAGAGAAGGAGTTCATTGAGACTGGTGTCACTGCAGGAGATGGCCAGCAGTGGAGGGATATCACAGAAGAAGCTATTGATCTCCCAGGAGCAGCAGAAGGTCAGGCGGAAGGTGAGGATTGTGTGAACAAAGGCGCTCACTGCCCCACCCAGGCCTGATGCCCCCAGCAAGGCCAGGCATAGACGCTGCGACATAGCTGTTGTATAGAGAAGTGGGTTTCTGATGGCCACGTAGCGGTCATAGGCCATGGCTGCCAGCAAGCAACACTCGGTGTCAGCCAGACCTGCAAAGACAAACATCTGGAGGGCACAGGCTGTGTAAGGGATAGTGGCTCGGGGCAGCAGCAGGTCCACTAGCATCTTGGGGCCGATGGCAGAGGAATAGCAGGcatccagcaggcagaggttggccAGGAAGAAGTACATAGGTGTGTGGAGCCGGGCATCCAAGCGAATTAGCAGCACCATGCCCACGTTTCCCAGCAGGCTCACCAAGTAGACAGGCAGGCAGGTCAGGAAGAGGGCCACACGCACGTCCCAGCGATTCGTGATGCCCAGGAGGATGAATTCAGCAGGGGCAACCGCAGCCCGGCTGAGGTTCTCTGAGTTCATCCTACTGGACAGAGACTGAGAAGAGGCAAAGCAGGAGGGAGATAAGAGAAAGGTCAAGGTCATGGCCAGGGAGAAGAAAGCGTCCTGTACTGTGAGTTCGGTAGGCTTGGGTTTCAGCTTGGGTTTCACCTGTGCAACAAAattgctatgtgaccttgggcaagccacaTAACCTCTCAAAACCTGTTTCTAACCCTTAGAAGTCCTTGCAgcagctttttttgttgttgtttttgagagggagtttcgctcttgttacccaggctggagtgcacaggcgcaatctcagctcaccacaacctccaccttctgggttcaagcgattctcctgcctcagcctcctgagtagctgggattacaggcatgcgccaccatgaccggctaattttgtatttttagtagagacggagtttctccatgttgatc
It contains:
- the OR5C1 gene encoding olfactory receptor 5C1, whose product is MNSENLSRAAVAPAEFILLGITNRWDVRVALFLTCLPVYLVSLLGNVGMVLLIRLDARLHTPMYFFLANLCLLDACYSSAIGPKMLVDLLLPRATIPYTACALQMFVFAGLADTECCLLAAMAYDRYVAIRNPLLYTTAMSQRLCLALLGASGLGGAVSAFVHTILTFRLTFCCSWEINSFFCDIPPLLAISCSDTSLNELLLFAICGFIQTATVLAITVSYGFIAGAVIRMRSVEGRRRAASTCCSHLTAVAMMYGTLIFMYLRPSSSYALDTDKMASVFYTLVIPALNPLIYSLRNKEVKEALRRTWSRFRRPGQGPQ